A window from Candidatus Methylomirabilota bacterium encodes these proteins:
- the prcA gene encoding proteasome subunit alpha, with the protein MPLPYYVSPEQMMKDKAEYARKGISRGKAIVAIEYRDGILLVAENPSTLLHKISEIYDRIAFAGVGKYNEFENLRVAGVRHADVKGYSYSRGDVSAKALANAYSQGLGNIFTQDIKPFEVEVLVCEVGDSNNGGKNEIYHILYDGTIEDEKNYAAMGGQSDEIRRYLKDNFKDGLDLAASLQLGVRALMVTQNKTLTERDLEVAVLDRTKERRKFRRIPAEVLDQLLRAPA; encoded by the coding sequence ATGCCGCTGCCGTACTACGTGTCGCCGGAACAAATGATGAAGGACAAGGCGGAGTATGCCCGCAAGGGCATCTCCCGCGGCAAGGCTATCGTGGCCATCGAGTACCGCGACGGCATCCTGCTCGTGGCCGAGAACCCCTCGACGCTGCTGCACAAGATCTCCGAGATCTACGACCGCATCGCGTTCGCCGGGGTCGGCAAGTACAACGAGTTCGAGAACCTGCGGGTCGCAGGGGTCCGGCACGCCGACGTGAAGGGGTACTCGTACTCCCGCGGTGATGTGAGCGCCAAGGCCCTCGCCAACGCCTACTCGCAGGGGCTCGGCAACATCTTCACCCAGGACATCAAGCCGTTCGAGGTGGAGGTGCTGGTGTGTGAGGTGGGCGACAGCAACAACGGCGGCAAGAACGAGATCTACCACATCCTCTATGACGGGACGATCGAGGACGAGAAGAACTACGCTGCCATGGGTGGCCAGTCGGACGAGATCCGGCGCTACCTCAAGGACAACTTCAAGGACGGCCTGGACCTCGCCGCCTCCCTCCAGCTCGGTGTCCGGGCCCTCATGGTGACCCAGAACAAGACGCTGACCGAACGCGACCTCGAAGTGGCGGTGCTCGATCGCACCAAGGAGCGGCGGAAGTTCCGCCGCATCCCCGCCGAGGTGCTCGACCAGCTGCTCCGCGCCCCCGCGTGA